Proteins encoded by one window of Lacipirellulaceae bacterium:
- the ubiE gene encoding bifunctional demethylmenaquinone methyltransferase/2-methoxy-6-polyprenyl-1,4-benzoquinol methylase UbiE yields the protein MVDKSGPKVRKMFGQIAGRYDRMNHLLSMGTDYYWRWRTVRRVAPESGMKILDVCTGTGDLALAYRKASKGKAEIVGTDFCHEMLALGEQKGQKAGASGELTFLEADTQNLPFPDGEFDIVSVAFGLRNVADTDAGLTEMTRVCKPGGKVAVLEFSTPRWQPFKAVYGWYFRNVLPKLGQWLARNEASAYDYLPESVGEFPQGEQLAQRMRAVGLSDVTYRGLTFGVATLYVGVKSRQ from the coding sequence ATGGTCGACAAGTCAGGCCCTAAAGTCCGCAAGATGTTTGGCCAAATTGCTGGTCGATACGATCGGATGAATCACCTGCTCTCGATGGGTACGGACTACTACTGGCGCTGGCGGACCGTTCGGCGAGTGGCTCCTGAATCGGGGATGAAGATTCTTGACGTCTGTACCGGTACGGGGGACTTGGCCCTAGCGTATCGCAAGGCATCGAAAGGTAAGGCAGAGATCGTCGGCACCGACTTCTGCCATGAGATGCTAGCCCTCGGCGAGCAAAAGGGACAGAAAGCCGGCGCCAGCGGAGAGCTCACTTTCCTGGAAGCCGACACGCAGAATCTCCCTTTTCCCGACGGCGAGTTCGACATCGTGAGCGTCGCCTTCGGTTTGAGAAACGTGGCGGACACCGATGCCGGTCTCACCGAGATGACCCGCGTCTGCAAGCCGGGCGGCAAGGTGGCCGTGCTCGAATTCAGCACCCCGCGCTGGCAACCCTTCAAAGCCGTCTACGGTTGGTACTTCCGCAACGTGCTGCCTAAACTGGGACAATGGCTCGCACGAAATGAGGCGAGTGCTTATGACTATTTGCCGGAGAGCGTCGGGGAGTTTCCCCAGGGAGAACAACTTGCTCAGCGAATGCGTGCCGTGGGGTTGAGCGATGTCACTTACCGTGGACTTACCTTCGGCGTGGCGACGCTTTATGTTGGCGTGAAAAGTAGGCAGTAG